Genomic window (Chitinophagales bacterium):
AAGTGTATGGCTAGTCGTATTGCTCACCGATAGATTGAGGGTAAGGAAACTATCGCAACCTTGAGAGTTTATGAGGGTGTCGAAATATGTACCTGCGGTCGTCAGATTTTGCCCATTGAAGCTATATGGATTGTTGTTGCAAATACTCGCATTGAAGGTGTAACTGCTCGTTGGCTTAACGAATAGATTTAAATACAAGAAACTATCACAACCTTGTGCGTTGATTAAGGTGTCCTTATAGATTCCTGTCGTCGTGCGATTGATTCCATTGAATGGTCTTACTTGATTAGAACATATCGTATCGAAGATCATTCTGGAAGTGGTGTCTTTGACTAAGAGATTTAATATGATAAAACTGTCGCAACCCTTCACCGTCATTAAAGTATCCCAATAAATACCAGATGTTTGAAGGTTTGTACTCTTAAAATTATAGACTTGTCCTTTACATATGGCTTGATTTAAGGTATCTCTTTTGATGGGATTAACTGAAACAACGATAGTATCATTCAAACTGCACTCTCCAGAGCTATCCGTAACGGTAAGTATATAGGGGTTAATACCAGCTACAATACCTGAAAATAAAGGTCTGGAAATAGTAGAAGAATTTAAATATGTAGATGGATTCCAGGTGTAGTTAATTTTTGATTGACTTATTTTTCCAATAAATGCTTGATTTCCTTGGCATAGAGAAGTATCTGTTCCAGCAGCGTAAGGAGGCAAGGTATCAATAATGACTTTCGTTGTATCACTGGCAGTGCAGCCCTTACTATCTGTTACCCGAAAAATATAGGTATAGTCGCCACCTGCACTAGGATTTAGACTCGGGTTAGCGATGGTAGTATTATTCAGGAGAATACTGGGTGTCCAGCTGTAATTAAATGGTGCTACACCACCTAAATTGGATGTACCAAGTCCTATATTTTTATTCGTAGCTCCTCTGCATGTTCGTAGATAATCTCTTGAGAAAGCCACTAGGTTGCTACTTATTGCATTAACTGTTACTGTATCATAATTTCTACAGCCATTGGCAGTGTTCGTAACCGTAAGAAAATAAGTAGTAGAATTCACAGGTTTGGCAATAGGCTGGGCGATATTGGAAAAATTGAGACCAGAAGTAGGAGACCATGAGTAGGTATAACCAGCTAGGCTAGTTGTGCCGATCTGAACGCTGTCACCAGCACACAAGTAGCGAGAGGTATCTAATCCCGCATTGACCGTCACCATTGGGTGTATACGCTGGATAAATGTATCATAAATCGAACAGCCCCCTCTATTTATAGTCAAAATATTGGTATCGAGCAACATTAAAGAGGTACTCGTGTTATTTATTTTTACCAATCTTTTAGCATCCGTAGAACTATTTGACCACAGATAGCCATAGCCATTTAGAGAATCCCTTCCTATCATAATCGATTCTCCACTACAAGTTAAAGTATCTTTTAATATAGATTTTAACCCATATGGCGTAGCGATCGATGTAAAACTTTGACAACTACATGATAAGGAATCCACTAGAACTTTAAGTGAACAAACCTTACCATAAGGAAGGCTCAAACTACCAGCCCTTGTCAATGTTATAGCAGAATCTAAAGTGAAACTCGGCAATGTAGTCAAGCTATCGGCAAGTCCCATGCCTCCTAATAATCTTAACACTACATTATTCGTCTTTCTACCATAATTCTTTACATTGAAAGAGTAGTTAACAGTTTCTCCAAATGGTGGATTAGCCACAGAATTTACTACTAAATTAGATAATTCTATACTTGGTCCTAAGAGTTCAATTGTATCAAATTTAAAATCTTGAATCATTTCTACTTCACATAATCCGCCTGCGCTGCAAGACGCTGTAAGACTAAATTTTTCGAAAACTGAAATTCTTATTTGCTCCTTTTTGTTACAGGAAATCTTCTTGTCAGGTAGAATTCTCATTTTAATTTTAATAGAATCTCCAAACACAAGGGTGCTATCCATTTGCCATTCAGCAATTCTGGTTGACCCCTTTATATATACTTGTGGTATGCTATCAACTAACTTGTTTGAATTTTGAATAATTACATTATTCGTATCGCATTGAATCGTTCTAGGTAATTCAATCTGAATGTATTGGTTGCGATTAGATTTTGATCCACTGGTGTGTTTTATTTTAAATTCGACATAGCCAGAATCAATGCAAACATTAAATCCCTTTACTCCTTGTTCTAAAAGCAACATGGTATTAGTAGGTGCAGCAGGAAGCCCATTGACTTTTAATTGATTCGTAGCAAATCCTAAATCTTTAACAATAGTTCCACACGCTTGAAGAGCTTCTACTTTAAATAAAATTTGTGCTCCAGTTCTAAATGGACAGTTCGTCAAGAATTTCATTTTGAACATAGCCTTGCTGCTATCTCCTGCAAAATTTCTATTTAACAAAACTCCGTTTTTAAATTTTGAACTTAAATTAAAATGATAACTATTACTAACGACCGTAGGCGTGACATTCAATTTTTGATATGGAGCCGCCAAAGGCCAACGAATCATTGATGAATCTGCTATTAAATTTAGGGTGCTGAATAAAGGAATCTCTGCGATTAAATTAATCGCACTTAAATTTACATCTCCTAAATTAGATAATATATACTCAACCTCTATGGTATCACAAATATTGAAATTGCCACTCGTTGGTTTTAAGCTATGTCCATCTAGTTGGATATGACCTTGAACTACTTGAATCGGCAACAACGCAAAATTTTCTCGCAAATTGCATGAATAATTATTAGGAGCTGTCAAATAACCTAATTCCGGATTGACAGGATAATTGGCACAATTATATCCTTCTCGCAAAGCTATAGTATCATTATTGCAACCATTTACTTTAGCGAAAATTTTAAATTGCCTAGAAGAATTTGCTGGAAGGTTGCCAATTTTTGCCCATTTATGTTCGTTTACACCTACAGAATATGTCAAAATTGGAATATCTAAATTCGTTGCTAAATCTAATACTCTAACTACTGCAGTCGTTTTCGCCCTGAAATCTAACCAAGTGAGAGGCATAGCAGTAGTGCTGCCATTACCTATAGTTACCGTCCATTCTACAGTATCCTTCTGTGCTATATTTGCACTCGATGGATTGACGGATAGACTATGATTTGGACTAGAAGCAGCTGCAGAATATGAATTCCAAGTACCGATAACTCCACCTGCTATTAAAGTGCTATCAAAAAGTCTTGGCATTTGTCTATTATGCCAATATATACCTCTTGCTCTAATCAAATTTGGCATGAATGAGCCTACAGTATTATTATTCGATTGATAAGGTATATTTAAAGGCAAAGCACACGTAGGACGAAAATACAAGCCAATATTAAAATGATGATAATCATCAGAAGTAAACGTTGGTGTAAATTTTGGATATATGCTATCCATTCTAAATACTACACGATTAGTATACCTTTCTATCAATCGCTGATTTTGAGGCAAACTTGTTTGAGCAAATCCTATATTTCTCGCAAAATAATTAGAATCTATAAAGTTAGATAAACCTGCAGGATTTCTATTGAATGAAACGAATGAATTGACATAAGGACCTATAATTGAATCCACATAAATAGGATTATAGATAAAACTCATAGTATCCATCAGTCTATTCGAAAATCTAGTCTCATATGGAAAATAGTCTGGCGTAGGTAATTGCCAATAATACCATCGAAAAAGATGCAAGCCTGTAAGGTCACAAGCGCTTACTAATGAGGCATTTGGAGTATAATCTATTGTTGGTATCCCATGGTATAGCTGTACAACTTTTAATGGTCTTCCCCAGATATCACAGTCAAGATTTACTTGAGTAGAAACTGATTTCAATTCGCCTAATGGATTTAACTCTCGCTGCGTATTGAGATAAGGTTCTTTTTGGGTATTATGAGTAAGCACACCATTTAAGTCCAAGATAAAAGAATCTGGTTGATAAGCACTTGAACCTACTGAACCCCCTAACATAAAATTAGTGTTTCCTGCAGCTCGCACGCTATCTACAAATGCACCCAAATTTATAACTATGTCTCCGTTGCCTGTTGAAGGTCTTACATAGTTTGCATTTCTTATCAAAAAAGTATAATTGGAACCAGAGCTCACGTCGAAAATCTTAATGGTGGAATTGGATAAAAGATTGATGGTATCTAAATTGTCATATAAATTTTTAAAATGCAAATAAGCAAGACCGGAATTATAGGCAGTATCCTGCACATATCCCCGCATGGTGTATTTTACAGTATCATATGGGATAGTTTGTCCATAGTCTATACTATCTATAAATGGATGAATACTAGATATTTTCACCCTTCTATAATCTGGTAAAAAACCAATAGTTTGTCTTTTTACTTGAAAGTCCCTAATATTAAAACCTTTTTTACTTCCTGGACAATGTTTGCGAATTGGTGTAGCGTCTTTCATCAAAAACTCATCATAACAATTAGCTCCGGAAGACTTCCATTGTAGGTAAAATAAAGACCTTATTGAGTCCTGCACCAACGGTATAGTAGAATAGGCATCAGCACAAGGATTAGATAAGGTAGCGCAATCCATTGTTACCTTAAAAGGTAAAGTATGCAGTGTGTTGTTTTCTGACGTACTATTATTAAAGACAAATAACACAGTATCATAATCTCCTACTCCATCAATTTCTACCTGCTGTGCAGCATTCAACCAATGGCCACCAGGATTATTAATTTGTGAAATCGTTGGTGTTTGTGTATGCATTTTCCCAACCGAACCAGGAACATAATTTAGTCCAGGAGGAAGTATCGTTTTTATAATTATTTTTTGAGTATCAGCAAAACCATAGGGCAAACTAAATTGATTCCAAAACTTTACAAACATTGTATGCTGAGCTCCGCCGCTATAAAAATCCTCAACTCCACCCACTTCAAAAGAATTAAAGTGCTGATAATTGTAAAGGAAATTATATTGAGTCCGTGGCAATACATTTTGTTTGCACATATTTCTATAATAAATAGATGTATGCGTTTGTTGATAATCAAATACTGGTCTATTTTCATCTAACTCCCAATTTTCAGAATTAGTAAAAGAGCTGTATTTTCTTCCATTCATTCTATAAAAAACTTGTACCTGCACAGTATCACCTTCAGCGAGATCATCAACCTCTCCATCGCCATCCAAATCTTTAAGACCATTGGCAGTAGAAGCAGTATAGGTAGTTGGTGTCAGTTTAATTACTTTTTTTACCTTACCGTAATTTACTGTATCTGGATGAAAAATAGTTCCACTGGAATTGCTGAAGGTATCCTTTAAAGAAACTTTAACTCCATTGATTTTTATGGAATCTATTTCATACTGAAATGTACCATCATTGTTTTTTGTGAAGCCATTAAGGGCATTAGTAGCTGCAAATGGCCAAACTGTTGATGATTGGAAAATATCTAAATCATATAATGTCCCTACACCAGAAATGCCCCCACCATTAGATGTATTTTTATAGGTAGTCCTCACTTCAAAAGGTTTGCAGAAACTGAATCTATTATTGCTTCCCAGTAAATTGCTAAAACCATTCCCAGAATAAAAATTCAAAACAGTTAAGGCATAACTAACAACCTTCGCCTCGCCAATAGCGTTAAGATCCGTACTTTTGGCGCAAAATTGATTCGAAGGAACAAAACAACTATAAGTCGCATAATACTTTAAGCCTAAATTGGAAGGAAGTGAGGTATTACAACTTATCACTTTCATGGTATCATAAAAATTAAAGTTTTCTCCAAACTCCAGAATCGTATCTCCATCACCAACTGCTGTAAAATCAGATCCCCTGAAGGTATATGTAAATGTATCGTTATTACTAGACTGAGTATAGGTTCCTCGATTCAATCCTATAAGTTTGTAATGTTTATTTGAGTTGATGACACTAACCTTTATAGTCGTTAGACCCACTACTGAGTTTGTAGATTGTAGATTAAACCCTCTAACCACATTTTTTTCTGTAGTTAAGTTTTGCAAAAAGCCTGCAGGAGTCTGATTAGCGATAGATGTGTTAGATATTCCTGTTAAAGTAACCGCAGGGAATACTACATTTATAATGCTTGTATTGATAGTTGCAAGTAAAGCATTGGTGCTACTTCTAAGAACATTAGAAATAGCTGTAGATGTTGAAAAACAGCCTGGTTGAATAAAGTATTTTATTTTGACGGTATTACCAGGCGCTATGCTAGCTATTGTAAATTCTGGATTCGCATGACTGCTATTGGTTATAGTCACTCCACCCGTAGATACCAAGCCAGTGTAATTAAATCCATTGAGTGAGGGAACAAGTTTAACATTGGTCAGTGTTGCCAGAGTCGAGTTGGTAACATTTACTACAATGGTGTCAACATTCAGACAGGTGCCTAGAGACGTTGGCTGATAGGCAACGGATAACGTCTGCCCATTAACAATCCAAAGATTGAAAGTTAAAATGAAAAAAAGTAGCCCTTTCATTCTTGACATAGACACAGCCTTACAAGCCTCTTGCCCGTTTAACCTGCAAGTTTACGAATATTTAAAGGAATATGTCTGAAATTCAGACAAGTTATATAACATTATAACCCTAAACCCTGATTGATTTTACCGCTAATATTAGGCTCGATTCCGGAGACCATTTCGGCTATTTTTTTCTTACGAATCACAGATTCTTTAGCGAAAAGATTGGCGATTTCATCGGCTTTGGTTAAAACAAAATGTTTATGGATATAGTGTTTCGAAGGAAGGTCGTAGATATCTTTTAGACTTAATTCTATATTGTCTAAGGCTTGTTTGGCATTGCTCTCCAGCAAATCTATACCATCTATATGATATTTGTATACCGCATTGCGAAATTTATCATTAGAGTTTCCTATCATAGCGAGAATAATGCCTACACGTGTCTGCTGCCCCGATATATCCATAGCCTGGCTCGCTTGCCAGCCTTTAGCGGGTGTGCCTGCCACGTTCAAGTTAGCAGGCACCATGTTGCAGATATTATTACATTTTTCTAGCAAGGCTTGACCCCCCTTATTTGAAAAAGTCTCATTCTCTGTAGCTATAATATAATAGGCATAAAATGCTAATGTTGCCGAAAGATTGCTAATAAAATTATTGTCAGCATAATCTATAGGTTGATTTTCGATATATTCAAAAGGTATAGCAGGATCTTTATGCCTGAGCAGCGGTGAGGTATAGGTACTGTTAAAAACTGGCCGCTCTGACTGAATAGTGAATTCGGCAGTAAAAGCATTCTCCTTGCCGGCATCTGTGATATTGATGGTCAAATAGCAACTTATTTTCTGATGTGCTGCATAGTTTTCATCTGTCCATTTACGAAGATTCATAAACTCTGAAATACTTTTTTCCATATTGGTAAATACAGCTTTGTTTATCGAGGTTGTATTCGCATTCAAGATAACCTGTACCCTGCAGTTTAATTCTTGAGCAATGCTACTCAGGCTACATAGTGAAAGAATACAACTTATGAAAAATTTCATGGCTAACTATAACTTCGCTTCTAAATAATTTACAATATCCACTGCAACCTCTTGTTTGCTTTTTAACTCAAAACTAGTGATTTTATTTTCTTTGTCAATACAGGTAATTTTATTCGTATCATGTTGAAAGCCCGCACCTTTATCATTCAAAGTGTTTAATACAATGAGGTCTAGGTTCTTTTTTACAATCTTCTTTTTTGCATTTTCTATTTCGTCATTGGTTTCTAATGCAAAACCTACTAAAAATTGATTTACTTCTTTAATCTGTCCTATCGAATGAAGAATATCTTTGGTTTTAACCAATTCTAACGTCAATTCACTAGTATTCTTTTTTATTTTATGTTCAGATACTTCTTTAGGTTTATAATCAGCCACCGCTGCAGCGAAAATCCCAATAGTGCAATTCGT
Coding sequences:
- a CDS encoding DUF4835 family protein → MKFFISCILSLCSLSSIAQELNCRVQVILNANTTSINKAVFTNMEKSISEFMNLRKWTDENYAAHQKISCYLTINITDAGKENAFTAEFTIQSERPVFNSTYTSPLLRHKDPAIPFEYIENQPIDYADNNFISNLSATLAFYAYYIIATENETFSNKGGQALLEKCNNICNMVPANLNVAGTPAKGWQASQAMDISGQQTRVGIILAMIGNSNDKFRNAVYKYHIDGIDLLESNAKQALDNIELSLKDIYDLPSKHYIHKHFVLTKADEIANLFAKESVIRKKKIAEMVSGIEPNISGKINQGLGL
- a CDS encoding phosphopantothenoylcysteine decarboxylase, producing MSSLNAVRCLVTAGPTYEAIDPVRFIGNRSSGKMGIAIAEELAIRGADVILVLGPSTIPVSEKVRKIVRVESSDEMYKAVHNEWTNCTIGIFAAAVADYKPKEVSEHKIKKNTSELTLELVKTKDILHSIGQIKEVNQFLVGFALETNDEIENAKKKIVKKNLDLIVLNTLNDKGAGFQHDTNKITCIDKENKITSFELKSKQEVAVDIVNYLEAKL